The Panthera leo isolate Ple1 chromosome D1, P.leo_Ple1_pat1.1, whole genome shotgun sequence region GCTGTGGAAACGGAAGCCACTTGCTTCACTGGGCTTAGGGACACTGACCTCTGGCTAACCCAGACGCCAGGTTTCAGATTCTGCCTGGTGGCCTCCTTCTATAGCTTACATATAATTGTCTGTGGATCCACTTCCACTAAGGCAAGTTCTCAACTTGTATAAAGATGCAAATCTTTTCCCTCTATTAACCTCTATATGGTTGGTTTGCTCCTTGCCCTAGCTCCTGTCCCTTCCACCTGCTCCAGCACCATCTCCGAAGAGCTGTCCCCACCCAGCCACCAGGCCAAAAGGGAGATTCGCTTCCTAGAGCTACAGAAGGTTGCCTCTTCCAGTGGGAACAAGTATGTGCTGGGCCTCCTCTCCTGGGGTGGGGCCTCAACATCCAGTCTTCAAATCCCTGCATTCTAGAAGCTAACACTGTTCACCAACCTGTTACGTCATCAGACAGCACTTAGAGTATGCTGTAGATGTTCTCACCTGCCCCAGTATTAATTAGGGGAATTGGTTGGCATCCATTTTTAGCAGAAGGCCTCAAAGGCTCTGTTCCCTGTTTATggaattcctttcttccttggagACGATGCTAAAGTCCCTTTTCTCAGTGCAGCTCTGCAGAGGtgagggtaattttttttttttttttttttttggacaaggAAATTGAAATTGAGGctaggagaagggagaagaaaagcttTCTCGAGGTCAGTCATGAGGCATGAGATAGCACTATCAACAGAGCGGAGGTGCTTAGCCTCCCAGCCAGTGCTCACATCCCTAGAGCGCTGCTTGCCCATCCCTGCCTGTTGCTCTTCTCTTCAGCCTCACACTTCAGGCTCTGACCATGGCGTCTCCTTCTTCAGCTTCCTCTCAGGTTCTCCAGCCTCCCCTATGGGCGACATTCTGCAAACCCCACAATTCCAGATGAGACGGCTGAAGAAGCAGCtcgctgatgaaagaaataatagagatgagctggagctggagctggctGAGAACCGCAAGCTCCTTACTGAGAAGGGTAGGTGCCTGGCACGCTGGCAGGTGGTGTGTGAATGGGCAGCATTGGGGATTTTCATCCAGGGAAGTGCTGGGCTTGTGTGAGGAACGgcccctctgttctctgtttGTTCTGCTGGCTCTGGAGCTTAGGGCTCAGCCATGGGCCAGTCAGGCTGGCCTGGAATCTGGTGCTGCCCTTGGCCTCATCCTCCCCTTCCCTTAGATTGGATgccacctcctccttctctcttccccttcgtTCTTTGCTGACTCTccactctcctcctttcccctcctcggGCACAGATGCGCAGATAGCTGTGATGCAGCAGCGCATTGACCGCCTAGCTCTGCTCAACGAGAAGCAGGCGGCCAGCCCGTCGGAGCCCAGGGAGCTTGAGGAGCTCCGTGGCAAGAATGAGAGGTATAATTCTGCCTGCTTCCTTCCCAGCTCCACACCCCACTCTGTACCCATGGGGTGGCAGTGAGGGTGCTACCGTCTTTTCTAACTGCCCCAACTCCCTCACAGCCTCACTGTGCGTCTCCATGAGACTCTGAAGCAGTGTCAGGACCTGAAGACAGAGAAGAGCCAGATGGATCGCAAAATTAACCAGCTTTCTGAGGAGAATGGGGACCTTTCCTTTAAGGTGAGGGTTGGGGGGTGTAGTCCCCACCTGACGGTCCGTGGGGCTGAGTTAGTCTCGAGGATTCTTGAAGAAAGGGTTGAGAAGAATGTCCTGGCATCTGTCCTATGCTCCAGTCTCTGCAGAGACCTGCATACTTTGGCCCTTTCCTTGTCCCATAATTGGCTGCTGCCAGGGACGGGGTTGTGGCCCTAAATTTTGAGTCTTGAGTTAAAGATATGGTTGGTTGTAATTGGTTTGAGCAGGGTTAGATAGTCAGACACCTACAGCCCCTGGAGTTCGGGAAACAAACAGCAGTGGTGGTACTAGTTTTGACCTTGGGTGATGGGGACTCCCACTTGTCTGTCCCAGCTGCGGGAGTTTGCCAGTCACCTGCAGCAACTACAGGGTGCCCTCAATGAGCTGACAGAAGAGCACAGCAAAGCCACTCGAGAGTGGGTGGAGAAACAGGCCCACCTTGAGAAGGAGCTCAGCACAGCCCTGCAGGACAAGGTAACCTTCTGCTTTGGGGTGTCAGGGCCACAGTCTTGGCTACCTGTTCAAAGTTCCATTTACCGCTCTATTCTTTGGGGCCTTTGGGAATTAAGCTGTCTCCTCTTGAAGGTTAATAGTGCGCCGTATTGGGAAAATGTGAGCTTAAGTCCAATGTACCACCTTTGAGTCTTATCTTTGCTGTTTACAAGGTGTGGttcttggacaagttatttgaTCTCTTTTCTCTCTAAGCATGCTTTGTGTAAAATGGGAAGGATAACAAGTAGCTGTCTCATCAACCATTGTAAGATACTGCATTTATTGGGTGATGCGAAGTAAGTTACCAGTGAattagttactatttttttttttaattttatttttaagtaatctctgcacccagtgtggggcttgaactgacaaccctaatgtcaagagttgcatgctctaccaactgagccagccaggtgccccactgttaTTTTTACTGCTATTTTTAAGAACCCAAATCTACCATTTATTAACCCTGTAGCCCTAGGGGAAGGCACTTAATATCTGAGCTTCAGATCTTGATCTGCAAAAGAGGGACAGCAATAGCTACCTCCCATCTCTGTCAGGTGGATTATGAATTCAGAGAGGACCCAGCATAGTCCTGGCGGCTGCTTAGTGAGcagtgggaggaagaggggctGAGGGTGGGAGGTGCTATGGTTGCTGCTGTTCATGCCCAGGAAAGCTGGGGATATTTTTAAGCTGGTGAGTGTCTGGATAATGTGGGAGCCCAGACGTGTCTAAGGAAGGGTAtatagtaaggaaaaaaaaaaacttttttttttaaagtaaggaaaTGTGAAGTGAACTCAGTGGCCTGGCAGAAGAAACTATTAGCAAGTCACATGATTTAATTCAGCCCTGAAATTAGGGTTAGAAAATCAGGTCCCTCATGATCCCAGGtccatggtttctgagttttttCCTAGGTCAGGGGAacaggagttttttgttttcagtgtttgtttatttttgagagagagagcacacacatgggggagggacagagagagaaggagacatagaattctaagcaggctccaggctgtcagtgcagagctcaatgggggggatcgaactcatgagatgtgagatcatgaccgagctgaagtcagacgctcaactgactgagccacccaggtgtcctgggagaatttttttttttttttttaatgtttgtttatttttgagagagagcaagagcacaagtaggggaggggcagagagagaggggggatagaggattccaagcaggctctgagctgtcagcgcagaccccaacgtgctcaaacccacaaacaagatcaccacctgagccgaagtcggacacttaatcgactgagccacccaggcgccctaagagaTCTTGATAACAGGGTGATAGGGCTCCATATTTTGTTGGTAACATGGTGCCTGTCCCACCTCTGTTCACATGAGGCTCTTGTTTACTGTCAGAAATGCcttgaagaaaagaatgaaatccttcaGGGAAAACTTTCACAGCTGGAAGAACATTTGGCCCAGCTGCGGGAGAACCCACCCCGGGAGAAGGGCGAAGTGCTGGGTGACGTCTTGCAGGTAGGAACGCACAGGAGCAGCAGTAGGACCTGTGTGCCAGGGCTCGTGTAGACCCGTGCTTGGTACATTCAGGTTCCTGTTCCTTAGTTCTCACGGGGGCCACGGTGATTGAGGAGTCGTGTTCATCCTCTTGGTCTCTTTATCTCACCAGCTGGAAACCCTGAAGCAGGAGGCGGCCTCTCTCGCTGCGGACAACACCCAGCTCCGAGCCAGGGTGGAGGCTCTAGAGACCGAGCAGGGCCAGCGGGAAGCCAAGCTGCTTGCTGAGCGGGGCcactttgaagaagaaaagcagcagCTGGCTGGCCTGATTGCCGAGCTGCAGGGCTCCCTGTCCAACCTCAGCCAGGCCAAAGAAGACGTGGAGCAGGCCTCTCAGGCTCAGGAGGCTCGGTTGTCTGCCCGGGTGACCACGCTGACTGCTGAGCTCACCACCCTCAAAGCCACTCTCCAGCAGCAGGATCAAGAACTGGCTGGCCTGAAGCAGCAGGCCAAAAAGGAGCAGGCCCAGCTAGCGCAGAGCCTCCAGCAGCAAGAACAGGCCTCTCAGGGCCTCCGCCAGCAGGTGGAGCAGCTGAGCAGCAGCCTGAAGCAAAAGGAGAAGCTGTTAGAGGAAGCTGCCCAGGAGCAGGAGGCAACCAGGCGAGACCATGCCCAGCGACTGGCCGCTGCAGCTGAGGAGCGGCAGGCCTCTTTAAGGGAGAGGGATTCGGCCCTCCAGCAGCTGGAAGTATTGGAGAAGGAAAAGACTGCCAAGCTAGAGGTCCTGCAACAGCAACTTCAGGCTGCTAAGGAAGCCCGGGACAGTGCCCAGTCCTCGGTGACTCAGGCCCAGCAGGAGAAGGCAGAGCTGAGCCAAAAAGTGGAGGAACTCCATGCCTGTGTTGAGGCAGCCcgccaggagcagagtgagaccCAGGCCCAGGTGGTAGAGCTAAAGGCCCAACTAAGGTCTGAGCAACAAAAAGCAGCTGAGCGAGAAAGGGTGGCCCAGGAGAAGGGCCAGTTCCAGGAGCAGGTCCGGGCTCTTGAGGAGTCCTTGAAGATCACCAAGGGCAGCCTGGAAGAGGAGAAGCGCAGGGCTGCAGACGCCCTGGAGGAGCAGCAGCGTCACATCTCCAAGCTAGAGGTGGAGACCCGGTGCCTGGTGGAACAGCATAAGCAGGAGCGGAAGGAGCTAGAAGAAGAGCGGGCTGGGCGCAAGGGGCTGGAGGCCCGATTACGGCAGCTTGGGGAGGCCCATCAGGCCGAGGCAGAAGCCCTGCGGCAGGAACTGGCAGAGGCCATAGCCTCCCAGCGCGAAGCTGAGGGGGAGTGTGAACAGCTTGCCAAGGAGGTGGCCACCTGGCGCGAGCGGTACGAGGACAGCCAGCAGGAGGAGGCACAGTATGGTGCCATGTTCCAGGAGCAGCTGATGACCCTGAAGGAGGAATGTGAGAAGGCCCGCCAGGAACTACAGGAGGCCAAGGAGAAGGTGGCAGGGATAGAGGCCCACAGTGAGCTCCAGATAAGCCGGCAGCAGAGTGAAGTAGCTCAGCTCCATGCCAACCTGGCCAGGGCTCTCCAGCAGGTCCAGGAGAAGGAGGTCAGGGCCCAGAAGCTTGCAGACGATCTCTCCGCTCTGCAAGAGAAGATGGCCGCCACCAGCAAGGAGGTGGCCCGCCTGGAGGCCTTAGTGCGCAAGACAGGGGAGCAGCCGGAATCAGCCTCCCGCGAGGTACTCAAGGAGCCCCTgagggcaggagacagagagtcagagtgGCCGGAAGAGCGGCAGGGACGCCAGTTCTGCAGCACGCAGGCTGCACTGCAGGCCATGGAGCGGGAGGCAGAGCAGATGGGCAGTGAACTGGAGAGACTGCGGGCTGCGCTGATGGAGAGCCAGGGCCAGCAGCAGGAGGAGCgtgggcagcaggagagggaggtggcCCGTCTGACCCAGGAGCGGGGCCGGGCCCAAGCCGATCTGGCCCTGGAGAAGGCCGCCAAGGCGGAGCTGGAGATGCGGCTGCAGAATGCCCTCAATGAGCAGCGTGTGGAGTTTGCTACCCTGCAGGAAGCCCTGGCCCATGCCctgatggaaaaggaaggaaaggatcaGGAGCTGGCCAAGCTTCGTGGGCAAGAGGCAGCCCAGAGAACAGAGCTCGGGGAGCTTCAGCAGACTGTGGAGCGACTGAAGGAACAGCTGGCTAAGAAAGAGGAGGAGCGCCAACAGTCTTTAGGGATGGCCAGCGGAAAAGACCCTTCTGGGTCAGGAGCACAGTCTGAGGCTACTGGAGAGAGCAAGCGAAAAGGTCCTGAGCTGCAGGTTCTGCAGGCAGAGGTGAGCAAGCTGGAGCAGCAGTGCCGGGAGCACCAGGAGAAGGCCTCTGGCCTGGAGCGCAGCCTGGAGCGTGAGCGCACCTCCCGCGCTGAGCAGGCCAGTGCTCTGGAGGCCTTGCAGGGCCGGTTAGAGGAGAAGGCCCAGGAGCTGGGGCGCAGTCAGGACACCTTAGCTGCAGCCCAAAGGGAGCTGGCCACCCTCCGCGCCAAGGCCCAAGACCACAGCAAGGCTGAGGATGAGTGGAAGACCCAAGTGACCCGGGGCCAGCAGGAGGCGGAGAGGAAAAACAGCCTCATCAGCAGCTTGGAAGAGGAGGTCTCTATCCTGAACCGCCAGGTCCtggagaaagagggtgagagcaAGGAGTTGAAGCGGCTGGTCATAGCTGAGTCCGAGAAGAGCCAGAAGCTAGAGGAGAGGCTGCGTCTGCTCCAGGCAGAGACGGCCAGCAACAGCGCCAGGGCCGCCGAACGCAGCTCTGCTCTGCGGGAGGAGGTCCAGACCCTccgggaggaggcagagaaacagcGGGTGGCTTCAGAGAGCCTGCGGCAGGAGCTGGCCTCACAGGCAGAGCGAGCGGAGGAGCTGGGCCAAGAATTAAAGGCATGGCAGGAGAAGTTCTTCCAGAAGGAGCAGGCCCTTTCTGCCCTACAGCTTGAGCACACCAGCACTCAGGCCCTGGTGAGCGAGCTGCTGCCCGCCAAGCACCTGTGCCAGCAGCTGCAGGCTGAGCAGGCAGCCGCTGAGAAACGCCATCGTGAGGAGCTGGAGCAAAGCAAGCAGGCGGCCGGCGGGCTGCGGGCAGAGCTGATGCGAGCCCAGCGGGAGCTCGGGGAGCTGGTGCCCCTGCGGCAGAAGTTGGCAGAGCAAGAGCGAGCAGCTCAGCAGCTGCGGGCTGAGAAGGCCAGCTATGCAGAGCAGCTGAGCATGCTGAAGAAGGCTCATGGCCTGCTGGCAGAGGAGAACCGGGGGCTGGGCGAGCGGGCCAGCCTTGGCCGGCAATTTCTGGAAGTGGAGCTGGACCAGGCCAGGGAGAAGCATGGCCAAGAGCTGGCAGCCGTGCGTGCTGACGCCGAGACCCGTCTGGCTGAGATGCAGCGGGAAGCACAAAACACTGCCCGGGAGCTGGAGGTGATGACTGCCAAGTACGAGAGTGCCAAGGTCAAGGTCCTGGAGGAGAGGCAGCGGTTCCAGGATGAGAGGCAGAAACTCACTGCCCAGGTAAGATACCCAGCTCAAACTTGCCCCCAAAGATTGGACCTGAGAGAGGGAACAATGTTCCCTCTGGTCTCCCCTCCCTTACCGGGTGGCTGGCAGAGTTGAAGTATGTTGCCCCCTACCGTCCTAAAGAAGACATCAATAGCTTCCCCTTCCTTGAAGGCTCCGTCCTTTAAGAGTCCAGCTGTGAAGGCCATCAGCCCGTTCTAGAGGCACACTATGCTAGGGAGGCATACCTGCAGTGGAGGATCCAGGAGCCACTGGGGACTAGAATGAGACAAACTGGCATTTAAAAACGATTAGTAGAAATCTAATTCCTTGAAGGAAAGTATCAGAGCCGCAGCGAGGTCAGCCTGGCAGCAGGGCTAGTGTCTTTTTGGCCCCCATCTCACTCTGTCTTCGTtgctcctcccccatgcacaGGTGGAACAGCTAGAGGTATTTCAGAGAGAGCAAACTAAGCAGGTAATGCCTGGGGTCCCCGCTAAATGCTGGCTGCTTAAGCGGTGACCCATCTCAGTGCATGACCCTGGCTGCAGCTTGCCTCCGCCTGCTCCTGTTGTGAACTGTTTGTGAAGGGGGCAGGGTCAAGCCATGGAGTCCAGGCCCGGGCTGCCCAGGAGTGTGGTGTGCTGGGCCCTCTCTTGGGCCTCATTCCACCCATCCCAGGTCGGCCTCTCCATCCTTCTCCTGTCCTTTTCTCTCATCTGTCTGTCAGGGATGAGGGGTAGGGTAGGCTTCATCTTTCCCTTGTCCGAACTGGTGACCGGCAGTCCTTGGGATTCCCAAATCTCCAAGTCCTGTTCCCAGTTTGGATGCTGAACTAAGAGTAACAGCAGAGTGACCGTGGGCCTTGCTTAACACACAGCCCCCTTCTTTCCTGCAGAAGCCGTAAAGGTGACATGAAAGCAGCCCTCACAGGTCAGGGAGGGTTGTGAGCTCAGGACACCTGCCCATCACCCTCTGGGGCTTTAACCTGGAGCATGAAATAGAGCTGCCTGGGAGCAGGAAGGCCAAGCTTGATGAGAGACAGGAGGTGGCATGGTCTGGCTGCCTGGCCCTCACAAGGATCTCCCTGTGCTGCCCTAGACGTCAACGCTATCACACTGGTTTCTCCACCATCCCTCCTACTCCTGTCACCTCAGGCCTGCTGAGGAGTCGGGCCCTCCTCTCCTTCCATTGCccgcctcctccagggagcctgagATGATGGGGACAGTCAAACCCAATAGCAAACAGTCAGCAATGGAGCTCCTGCCTCTTGTCTTTGCTGTTCATGCTTGAGCTCCTGGAATGCCTGGAGGAGCCAGCAGGGCTTGGGCTGTTCTGCTCCCTCTCCGCCccactcccttttctcttctctgtgggagtggggtgggctTTGGGTCTGAGGGCTGCCCCTGTCTGCTTCCCAGTGCTAACCACAGCAGCTACACTGCTAGCACCAGCCCTCACAGCCTGTGGATATTGGGAAGAGGTCTGAGCATCTGTGCACCTTGGCACTTTTGGGGAGGAGTGTTGGGTATTCATCCTTGTCTGCTAGTTACAGACTCGGTCCCTTGTTCCTGTCCCCAGCCTGGGAAGCTTGGGGCTGTGAATGGTGGCAGTAAGTAGTAGGGTGGTAGTGAGGTGTCAGTTCCCCAGAGTGAATTCTCTTGAATCTGGAGGCTGTGGGGCTCCGGCAGGCCTGTCTCtgcaggctgggggtggaggtgagCATGGGCAGTGGCTCTGGCAGCACCTGTGTGTTGGGTCACCTCCCTTAGGTCCTGCCAGCCAGCCTGCATCGCAGGGATAAATCCCTAAATGGAGGCCAGAGAAAGGACCAGAGTTTCTTCTTCTAGGAACACTGGGGATTTATCTGGGGGAAACCTCCTAATTTCTCTGAATATCGAGGGGAAGTCCTCctgagttttctcttctcttcctcccctgttcCAGGTGGAAGAACTGAGTAAGAAGTTAGCTGACCATGACCAAGCCAGTAAGGTGCAGCAACAGAAGTTGAAGGTGGGACAGTGGGGGGATGGGCCATCTTGTCAGCCTCAGAGCGAGAATCGGGGAGGGAAGGGGCTCTGTGAGCCCTTGGGCTGTAGTGGGTATGGGGGCAGAGGCGGAGGTGGGCCTGGCATGGCAGCTTTACACCTGCCTGTGGCTCAGGAGCCCCTGCATGTGCCTTCTTAGAGCTTTCAAGGGAACACTGGGGTGGCTCCCATCACTCAGGCCTTCGCTGTCCACTAGTTGCCCCTAGTCATGTGTGGTtatttaaactaaattaaaaattgagttcCTCAGTCACGCTAGCCACATTTCCCTTGCTTAAGTAGCTATGTacggctagtggctaccatatcgGACAgggcagatacagaacatttccattccTGTGGAAAGTTCTTTGGATAGTGCTGCTCCAGACAGCCTAGCTTTGAGGATTGTCAACAATGTTTAATACTGCACTGTAACTTAATATTTGTCATGCTTTCAACAGCGTCACCTTTTTGGTTTAATACCTGCTTTTCTGCAGTTCAGTCTTCACAGCTTTTACTTAGGGGCAGAGGAATTAGGCACCTGTGGCACTAAAGCCCCGTGGTGGGTCACAGGAGCTGGGAGCAGAACTTCATTTCCATGCCATAATCGTGTGATAAACAGATGCTGCTTGTCCATTTCGGGGCCTTCTCGGTGCTAGTAGATGTAGGAGAGAGAAGGCCGGGTAGTCCATTGTCTTCTACAAGCTAAGTGCTCTGCTCACTGGCATCACAGGGGGGACCGAGATCTGGACATGGCCCCTGCTCCCAAGGAGTCTGTGGTCTGCATAGGAGGCAGTGCAGCATCATAAAAGCCCACACAGCCTTTGAGGTTGGGTGGAACAAGGTTCAGATCTTACTCTGCTATGACCCCGGTCAATTTGTTTAAATCTCTGAGCTCAGTGTCTTCACCTCTGAAACAGATGAAGTTACTTCCCGGAGCAGTTGTGAGGAGAACAAGAGTTCCCGTGTCCTCTGAGAGCTCATGTGCCAAGTGCCTAGCTTTGCACCCAAGTGTTCCCTGAGGATCAGCCCCCTTCCTCCTTGGGGAGACTACTcatggagagagaatgagacagttTGTTCCTGGGTGCAAAGAAGGCAAAGATAGGGCTGTCAGAACTCTGCCAGAAATGGCCTTAGCCAGACAGGGAAAGCTTCTGCAGAATGTGGACCTTGAAGGGTGTGTGGTATGGCAGTAGAGTAGGCGCTAGGGGCGGGGGTAAAAGGATTTTTTGTGCGAGTCCTGAGAGGGTCTGCAGGAGTCTGAAAACACCATGGAACCCAGGAGGTTAGGGCAGGTCCGTGGATTTGGGTGCACTAGCCAGACCAGCCACCCTGATCAGCGTTGTCATGCGttccaggcccagggaggggagagccagCAAGAGGCTCAACGCCTCCAGGCCCAGCTGAACGAGCTGCAGGCCCAGCTGAACCAGAAGGAGCAGGCAGCTGAGCACTACAAGCTGCAGGTGAggcgcccccagccctggcccactGCTTCCTCGCCCTGCTGCCCTCcagtccctgcctccccctcacccccaccgcCCCACTCGTTCTGTATGCCCGCGTAGATGGAGAAAGCTAAGACCCACTATGATGCCAAGAAGCAGCAGAACCAAGAGCTGCAGGAGCAGCTACGGGGCCTGGAGCAGCTACAGAAGGAGAACAAGGAGCTCCGGGCTGAAGCCGAACGGCTGGGTCGGGAGCTGCAGCAGGCTGGGCTGAAGACCAAGGAGGCTGAGCAGACCTGCCGCCACCTTACTGCCCAGGTGCGCAGCCTGGAGGCACAGGTGCGTATCCGGTCAGATGGACTCCACCCTGTCATGTCGGACCCCTGTGCCCTCCTCTCCCAGGCTGCCCCTGCTTGAGGCTTCTCTTCACTCTCCTCAGGTTGCCCACGCTGACCAGCAGCTTCGAGACCTGGGCAAGTTCCAGGTGGCAACTGATGCCCTGAAGAGCCGGGAGCCCCAGGCGAAGCCTCAGCTGGACTTGAGCATTGACAGCTTGGATTTGAGCTGCGAGGAGGGGACTCCCCTTACCATCACCAGGTGAGGAggtgccctgtctctgtcttgttcactgaGTGCCCACCATGTGTCAGGCTGTGTCTTGGGCACTGGGGCTAGTGAGATTGAGAAGATGTCTCTTTGCCCTCTGGGAGCTTTTTCTTAGAGGAGAAGACTAAGGAAACTGTCCGAGGTGTTCGGCCAGATGTTTGTGTAGGGCACACTgggagtaaaaagaaatgagtgctCAGAGAGGGCTTCATGGAGGCTGTCACTCCTGCTGAGTCTGCAGAGGAGCGGAAGGTGTGTGTGCTCCGTGAACAGAGGAGAGCAAAGGCTGAGAAAGAGCCTGGCTGGGCTGGCAAGTGAGGTTGGGTGGGGCTGGCTAGACTCCTCATTGAAGTTTAGATTTGATCCTGAAGGCACTGAGGGATCTTGGA contains the following coding sequences:
- the NUMA1 gene encoding nuclear mitotic apparatus protein 1 isoform X3 codes for the protein MTLHATRAAALLSWVNSLHVASPVEAVLQLQDCSVFLKIIDGIHGTDEGQQILQQPVPERLDFVCSFLQKNRKHPSSPECLVSVQKVMEGSELELAKMTMLLLYHSTMSSKSPRDWEQFEYKIQAELAVILKFVLDHEDGLNLNEDLENFLQKAPVPSTCSSTISEELSPPSHQAKREIRFLELQKVASSSGNNFLSGSPASPMGDILQTPQFQMRRLKKQLADERNNRDELELELAENRKLLTEKDAQIAVMQQRIDRLALLNEKQAASPSEPRELEELRGKNESLTVRLHETLKQCQDLKTEKSQMDRKINQLSEENGDLSFKLREFASHLQQLQGALNELTEEHSKATREWVEKQAHLEKELSTALQDKKCLEEKNEILQGKLSQLEEHLAQLRENPPREKGEVLGDVLQLETLKQEAASLAADNTQLRARVEALETEQGQREAKLLAERGHFEEEKQQLAGLIAELQGSLSNLSQAKEDVEQASQAQEARLSARVTTLTAELTTLKATLQQQDQELAGLKQQAKKEQAQLAQSLQQQEQASQGLRQQVEQLSSSLKQKEKLLEEAAQEQEATRRDHAQRLAAAAEERQASLRERDSALQQLEVLEKEKTAKLEVLQQQLQAAKEARDSAQSSVTQAQQEKAELSQKVEELHACVEAARQEQSETQAQVVELKAQLRSEQQKAAERERVAQEKGQFQEQVRALEESLKITKGSLEEEKRRAADALEEQQRHISKLEVETRCLVEQHKQERKELEEERAGRKGLEARLRQLGEAHQAEAEALRQELAEAIASQREAEGECEQLAKEVATWRERYEDSQQEEAQYGAMFQEQLMTLKEECEKARQELQEAKEKVAGIEAHSELQISRQQSEVAQLHANLARALQQVQEKEVRAQKLADDLSALQEKMAATSKEVARLEALVRKTGEQPESASREVLKEPLRAGDRESEWPEERQGRQFCSTQAALQAMEREAEQMGSELERLRAALMESQGQQQEERGQQEREVARLTQERGRAQADLALEKAAKAELEMRLQNALNEQRVEFATLQEALAHALMEKEGKDQELAKLRGQEAAQRTELGELQQTVERLKEQLAKKEEERQQSLGMASGKDPSGSGAQSEATGESKRKGPELQVLQAEVSKLEQQCREHQEKASGLERSLERERTSRAEQASALEALQGRLEEKAQELGRSQDTLAAAQRELATLRAKAQDHSKAEDEWKTQVTRGQQEAERKNSLISSLEEEVSILNRQVLEKEGESKELKRLVIAESEKSQKLEERLRLLQAETASNSARAAERSSALREEVQTLREEAEKQRVASESLRQELASQAERAEELGQELKAWQEKFFQKEQALSALQLEHTSTQALVSELLPAKHLCQQLQAEQAAAEKRHREELEQSKQAAGGLRAELMRAQRELGELVPLRQKLAEQERAAQQLRAEKASYAEQLSMLKKAHGLLAEENRGLGERASLGRQFLEVELDQAREKHGQELAAVRADAETRLAEMQREAQNTARELEVMTAKYESAKVKVLEERQRFQDERQKLTAQVEQLEVFQREQTKQVEELSKKLADHDQASKVQQQKLKAQGGESQQEAQRLQAQLNELQAQLNQKEQAAEHYKLQMEKAKTHYDAKKQQNQELQEQLRGLEQLQKENKELRAEAERLGRELQQAGLKTKEAEQTCRHLTAQVRSLEAQVAHADQQLRDLGKFQVATDALKSREPQAKPQLDLSIDSLDLSCEEGTPLTITSKLPRTQPDGTSIPGEPASPISQRLPPKKLDVEEPDSANSSFYSTQSAPASQAGPRATSSTQSLARLGSPDDGNSALLSLPGYRPTTRSSARRSQAGVSSGAPPGRNSFYMGTCQDEPEQLDDWNRIAELQQRNRVCPPHLKTCYPLESRPSLSLATITDEEMKTGDPQETLRRASMQPAQIAEGMGITTRQQRKRVSSEPHQGPGTPESKKATSCFPRPMTPRDRHEGRKQSTNEAQKRAAPAVKQADRRQSMAFNILNTPKKLGNSLLRRGASKKAPSKASPNTRSGTRRSPRIATTAASAATAAAIAAATATPRAKGKGKH